The following proteins are encoded in a genomic region of Toxotes jaculatrix isolate fToxJac2 chromosome 3, fToxJac2.pri, whole genome shotgun sequence:
- the zgc:109965 gene encoding nicalin-1 yields MLLKGLGVAAVLLLLLCVQSLHGSALPAVSSYEFTAYRMQQYNLAQQKHGCRGAIVVAEARSADEPVLTRRCVIMKVPDFTTEKYLQAQKQNAAAILILLPKNISSIPHETVQSFMVSESETLLKETLMPVYVAPEDEQLLYMYEEVKQAAATRTSSIIVRVLRSMVTATAFQILVSNNVPIKAITDSSIATLEGVLPGEGEDVPTIVITAHYDSFGLAPWVSYGADSNGSGVTILLELARLFQKLYSSTRTRPPYHLMFSLTGGGKYNFLGTKRWIEENLDHAESSLLHDNVAFVLCLDTLANADELYMHVSRPPKPQTPMHSFIQHLEEVVSSRFPWVKVGLVHKKINLVESTVAWEHERYSLRRIPGFTLSHLEDPKSELRGSILDTLSQVDFRKLKRNGIIIAEALARYMYNLSDKGSPKDVQVFKGQMDFQDSRMSSLMSFLTSVPRATQLLDKEPSHILLVNSLEHEFKRYLQQVHRHNFRQDKRDPDITFFDQMDQPVVMYRVKPAAFDLFLGGCIAAYLGIVYYAIQNFGFFYTKLKAAVKSKRQ; encoded by the exons ATGTTGTTGAAAGGCCTGGGTGTagctgctgttctgctgctgctgctctgtgtccaGTCTCTGCATGGCTCTGCTCTTCCTGCTGTATCCTCCTATGAGTTCACTGCCTACAGGATGCAACAGTACAACTTAGCACAACAGAAGCATG gTTGCCGTGGAGCCATTGTGGTGGCGGAGGCACGGTCAGCCGACGAGCCGGTGCTGACCCGCCGCTGTGTCATCATGAAGGTCCCGGACTTCACCACAGAGAAATACCTGCAGGCCCAGAAACAGAATGCTGCTGCCATATTGATCCTACTGCCCAAAAACATCTCCAGTATCCCTCATGAAACTGTACAG TCCTTCATGGTGAGTGAGAGCGAGACTTTGCTGAAGGAGACCCTCATGCCTGTGTATGTGGCACCTGAGGATGAACAGCTGCTTTACATGTATGAGGAGGTCAAGCAGGCCGCAGCCACCAGAACATCATCTATAATAGTCAGAG TTCTTCGAAGCATGGTCACAGCTACAGCCTTTCAGATATTAGTGAGCAACAACGTCCCTATCAAGGCCATCACTGACAGCTCTATAGCCACGCTGGAG GGAGTGCTTCCAGGAGAAGGGGAGGATGTACCCACAATTGTCATCACCGCCCACTATGATTCATTTGGGCTGGCCCCG TGGGTGTCTTATGGAGCAGACTCTAACGGCAGTGGTGTCACCATCCTGCTAGAGTTGGCACGCCTTTTCCAGAAGCTTTATAGCAGTACAAGAACCAGACCGCC ATATCATTTAATGTTCTCCTTGACTGGAGGAGGAAAATACAACTTCCTTGGCACAAAGAGATGGATTGAAGAGAATCTGGACCATGCAG AGTCCAGCCTGCTTCATGACAATGTGGCATTTGTTCTATGTTTGGATACGCTGGCCAACGCTGATGAGCTGTACATGCATGTGTCCCGCCCTCCTAAACCCCAAACTCCCATGCACTCCTTCATTCAACACTTGGAGGag GTAGTTTCCTCCAGATTTCCCTGGGTGAAGGTGGGTTTGGTCCATAAGAAGATCAATCTTGTGGAGTCCACGGTAGCCTGGGAGCATGAGCGCTACAGTCTGCGCAGGATCCCTGGTTTCACTCTGTCTCATCTGGAGGACCCCAAGTCTGAGCTCCGTGGCTCCATACTGGACACACT GTCACAGGTGGATTTCAGGAAACTGAAGCGTAATGGCATCATCATAGCAGAGGCACTGGCACGGTATATGTACAATCTCTCTGACAAG GGTTCACCAAAAGATGTGCAAGTTTTTAAAGGCCAAATG GACTTTCAGGACAGTCGCATGTCTAGTCTGATGTCCTTCCTGACGTCCGTCCCCCGGGCAACCCAGCTGTTGGACAAGGAGCCTAGTCACATCCTGCTGGTCAACTCACTGGAGCACGAATTTAAACGTTACCTACAGCAAGTCCACAGACACAATTTTCGACAGGACAAGAG GGACCCGGATATTACCTTTTTTGATCAAATGGACCAACCAGTAGTGATGTATAG agtgaaACCTGCAGCCTTTGATCTTTTCCTTGGTGGCTGCATCGCAGCTTATTTGGGGATCGTTTACTATGCAATTCAG AATTTTGGCTTTTTCTACACAAAACTGAAAGCAGCAGTGAAGTCCAAGCGCCAGTAA
- the fam219aa gene encoding protein FAM219A isoform X2, with product MMEEIDRFQVPPVNGETQPLDPAASSTSEADPDTKGETVAMNYKPSPLQVQIEKQRDLARKGSVKNGTVGSPVNQQPKKNARTRLVVPNKGYSSLDQSPDEKPLVALDTDSDDDFDMSRYSSSGYSSAEQINQDLNIQLLKDGYRLDEIPDDEDLDLIPPKAVNPTCMCCQAAPSTACQIQ from the exons ATGATGGAAGAAATCGACAGGTTCCAAGTGCCTCCAGTCAACGGGGAGACACAGCCTTTG GACCCAGCAGCATCCTCCACCTCAGAGGCAGACCCTGACACCAAGGGTGAGACTGTGGCCATGAATTACAAGCCCTCACCACTGCAAGTCCAAATAG agaaacagagggaccTTGCCAGGAAGGGATCAGTGAAGAATGGCACCGTGGGAAGTCCTGTCAATCAACAACCCAAGAAGAATGCCAGGACAAG ATTGGTGGTGCCAAACAAAGGTTACTCCTCCCTAGACCAGAGCCCAGATGAGAAACCCCTGGTTGCACTGGACACTGACAG TGATGATGACTTTGACATGTCCAGATACTCCTCATCAGGATACTCCTCAGCCGAG CAGATCAACCAGGACCTGAACATCCAGCTCCTAAAGGATGGGTATCGGCTCGATGAGATCCCGGATGACGAGGACCTGGATCTGATCCCGCCTAAAGCAGTTAACCCCACCTGCATGTGCTGCCAGGCTGCTCCCTCCACAGCCTGTCAAATCCAGTAG
- the fam219aa gene encoding protein FAM219A isoform X1 — protein MMEEIDRFQVPPVNGETQPLDPAASSTSEADPDTKGETVAMNYKPSPLQVQIEKQRDLARKGSVKNGTVGSPVNQQPKKNARTRLVVPNKGYSSLDQSPDEKPLVALDTDSDDDFDMSRYSSSGYSSAEVRCLRDQVSIHTLYCSLYSVTPTSVTTCSPSPILTPGICAPIEKNMHWLCQAST, from the exons ATGATGGAAGAAATCGACAGGTTCCAAGTGCCTCCAGTCAACGGGGAGACACAGCCTTTG GACCCAGCAGCATCCTCCACCTCAGAGGCAGACCCTGACACCAAGGGTGAGACTGTGGCCATGAATTACAAGCCCTCACCACTGCAAGTCCAAATAG agaaacagagggaccTTGCCAGGAAGGGATCAGTGAAGAATGGCACCGTGGGAAGTCCTGTCAATCAACAACCCAAGAAGAATGCCAGGACAAG ATTGGTGGTGCCAAACAAAGGTTACTCCTCCCTAGACCAGAGCCCAGATGAGAAACCCCTGGTTGCACTGGACACTGACAG TGATGATGACTTTGACATGTCCAGATACTCCTCATCAGGATACTCCTCAGCCGAGGTGAGATGTCTGAGGGACCAGGTATCTATACACACGTTATATTGTAGTTTATACAGTGTCACCCCCACCAGTGTCACCACCTGTTCACCCAGTCCCATACTCACACCAGGTATATGTGCACCCATTGAAAAAAATATGCACTGGCTCTGCCAAGCATCCACTTAA